A stretch of Lactuca sativa cultivar Salinas chromosome 6, Lsat_Salinas_v11, whole genome shotgun sequence DNA encodes these proteins:
- the LOC111895781 gene encoding uncharacterized protein LOC111895781, with protein MEGLNAAMKSAVEKGFFNCIQVPSDGPVISHLFYVDEALFVGEWSRSNLKNLARILKCFHVSAGLRVNFHKSKVFGVGASNTETAQWVHILGCEAGVLPFTYLGVPVGANMNLIKNWNPIIEKFRNKLSRWKAKTLSFGGRLTLIKDVLGNLPTYYMSLFRAPIEVIEKLENIRRKFLWGGHEEKK; from the coding sequence ATGGAGGGATTGAATGCTGCAATGAAATCTGCTGTTGAAAAGGGCTTTTTCAATTGCATTCAAGTACCGAGTGATGGACCAGTAATATCTCACCTATTCTATGTAGATGAGGCATTGTTCGTCGGTGAATGGTCGAGGTCAAATCTGAAAAACCTAGCACGCATTCTCAAATGTTTTCATGTTTCAGCAGGTTTGCGAGTGAACTTTCATAAATCCAAGGTTTTTGGTGTTGGGGCTTCTAACACCGAAACTGCACAGTGGGTACATATTCTTGGATGCGAGGCTGGTGTACTCCCATTCACCTATCTTGGGGTTCCGGTTGGAGCCAACATGAACCTGATAAAAAACTGGAACccaatcattgaaaagtttcgaAACAAACTCTCTCGTTGGAAAGCTAAAACCCTTTCATTTGGTGGAAGGCTTACCTTAATCAAAGATGTTCTAGGAAATCTTCCTACCTATTACATGTCATTATTTAGAGCTCCCATCGAAGTCATTGAAAAACTGGAGAacataagaaggaaatttttatGGGGGGGtcatgaagaaaaaaaataa